The following proteins are co-located in the Candidatus Paracaedibacter acanthamoebae genome:
- a CDS encoding winged helix-turn-helix domain-containing protein — MDNRNLTLQELSILRRKIVEAVVVNKNSPKGVAQMYGFTEATVSHYVRAYKKEGNAGLIYKKRGRRLQSCTKLCLENEEKVREVIEHHTPEQVGLECVLWTHKAVRQYICDTYGITYSVRGMGDVLKRRGFTPQKPMKVAIQQNPHLVQHWLKVAYPAIQKKVDQEEAAIYWADEMGLRSTDQRRRTYARRGKTPVIKKQALVFAVI, encoded by the coding sequence ATGGACAACAGAAATCTTACCCTCCAAGAGCTGAGCATATTGCGGCGAAAGATTGTTGAAGCCGTCGTTGTCAATAAAAACTCCCCAAAAGGTGTGGCTCAAATGTATGGTTTTACTGAAGCCACAGTAAGCCATTATGTCAGGGCTTATAAAAAAGAGGGAAATGCAGGCTTAATTTATAAGAAGAGAGGCCGCCGCTTACAAAGCTGTACGAAGCTTTGCCTTGAAAATGAAGAAAAAGTTCGGGAGGTCATTGAGCATCATACGCCGGAGCAAGTTGGACTCGAATGCGTTCTTTGGACCCATAAGGCTGTTCGCCAGTACATTTGTGATACATATGGAATTACGTATTCAGTCAGAGGCATGGGAGATGTTTTAAAACGCCGTGGGTTTACGCCCCAAAAACCAATGAAAGTAGCAATACAACAAAATCCTCATTTGGTTCAGCATTGGCTTAAGGTCGCTTATCCAGCCATTCAAAAGAAAGTGGATCAAGAAGAAGCAGCCATATATTGGGCAGATGAAATGGGATTGAGGAGCACAGATCAACGAAGAAGGACTTATGCTCGACGAGGTAAAACGCCTGTTATAAAAAAACAGGCTCTCGTTTTCGCTGTAATATGA
- a CDS encoding IS256 family transposase, producing the protein MTKNNVIDFALPGEFKDQLTEILRQGAQGLILQAVEAEFAAFLDCHNHQKLEDGRQRIVRHGHLPVRKIVTGIGAIPVEMPRSRDRQTHKVDAPIRFISQLLPPYVRRSKSVEAAIPYLYLKGISSGDFSQVMTVLLGKDAVGFSADTVLRLRHQWKEDLDLWDKRRLESKDYVYLWADGVYFQAPMDHEKQCMLVLIGATPEGKKELVGFTDGYRESIQSWSELLLDLTARGLCIPPKLAIGDGAMGFWGALGKIWPTTRHQRCWVHKPANILNKMPKALQSKAKADLHNIWMAESKEEANKAFNVFIEKYQAKYPKATHCLEKDHLELLSFYDFPAEHWKHIRTTNPIESTFATVKHRTKRSKGCLSRETAFIMVFKLIKDAEKTWRRLDGKNQLPKLISGVKFRDGCEVTAAEEIAA; encoded by the coding sequence ATGACTAAGAATAATGTCATTGATTTTGCATTACCAGGAGAATTTAAAGATCAGCTTACAGAAATCTTGCGTCAAGGAGCTCAGGGCTTAATTCTACAAGCCGTTGAAGCTGAATTTGCTGCATTTCTCGATTGCCATAACCATCAAAAACTTGAGGATGGTCGTCAACGTATTGTCCGTCATGGTCATCTGCCGGTGAGGAAAATAGTGACTGGAATCGGTGCTATACCTGTTGAAATGCCGCGCTCCCGCGATCGTCAAACCCATAAGGTTGATGCCCCGATTCGCTTTATTTCTCAGTTGCTCCCCCCTTATGTTCGTCGCAGCAAAAGTGTTGAAGCCGCTATCCCTTACCTTTACCTCAAAGGCATATCCTCAGGAGACTTTTCCCAAGTGATGACTGTTTTGCTTGGCAAAGATGCCGTTGGTTTTTCAGCAGATACAGTTTTGCGTTTACGGCACCAATGGAAGGAGGACCTTGACCTATGGGATAAACGGCGTTTAGAGAGTAAAGATTATGTTTACCTTTGGGCTGACGGTGTTTATTTCCAAGCCCCTATGGATCATGAAAAACAATGTATGTTAGTCCTGATTGGAGCAACCCCTGAAGGAAAGAAAGAACTTGTTGGCTTTACGGATGGTTATCGGGAAAGCATCCAAAGTTGGTCTGAGCTTCTTTTAGATTTGACGGCCCGAGGTCTTTGTATTCCTCCTAAACTAGCCATTGGAGATGGTGCTATGGGGTTTTGGGGAGCCTTAGGGAAGATTTGGCCGACAACCAGGCACCAACGCTGTTGGGTTCATAAACCGGCTAACATTCTGAATAAAATGCCAAAAGCTCTGCAAAGTAAAGCTAAAGCTGATCTTCATAATATTTGGATGGCTGAAAGCAAAGAGGAAGCCAACAAAGCTTTTAATGTGTTTATAGAAAAGTATCAAGCCAAATATCCCAAAGCAACACATTGTTTGGAAAAAGATCACCTAGAATTACTGAGTTTTTATGATTTTCCAGCCGAGCATTGGAAACATATTCGCACGACAAATCCTATAGAAAGTACATTTGCAACGGTCAAGCACCGCACCAAACGATCTAAAGGATGCCTGTCACGAGAGACAGCCTTTATCATGGTTTTTAAGCTAATTAAGGATGCGGAAAAAACATGGCGACGCTTGGATGGTAAAAATCAGTTGCCAAAACTCATTTCAGGTGTCAAATTCCGAGATGGTTGTGAAGTTACCGCTGCTGAAGAAATTGCCGCTTGA
- a CDS encoding serine/threonine-protein kinase: MISLPPTQAIDNRVLTYHKLSAKLGSLSNQQFSTLLEKDKPIHSGTGGTSVQLKMDGVNIFIKKIPITDIEREPENILSTSNLFELPLYYQYGIGSAGFGAWRELSAHIMATDWVLKDECASFPLMYHWRVLPDSIPNTLPEGYYLRLMYEHPTTASLNQIKRGELGIFCEGDKLYCKVHNKEKMQITKTDKITPQGIDSEIFDRIIKIMKKGPSKNHLRNCENMREEDKVALFQLTSFCGYTPSKLDRLVQYWGGSSAIRARLEAITKASASLVLCLEYIPETLGKWLERNVVKEGNISESTIAMVERELQKISSFIRSRGLLHFDAHFNNILTDGYRLYLTDFGLATSPAYKLSKVESNFIETHRGYDHLYIRGLWTYILATILFENKNFKAILRQYAKGKGEELTSSLATQILTCDAQSWIMMDTFFKKLKNNLRSGKILNSNPEFTKFISSESILLDVPSL; the protein is encoded by the coding sequence ATGATAAGTTTACCCCCTACACAAGCTATAGATAATCGAGTTTTAACTTACCATAAGCTCTCTGCAAAGCTGGGCTCTCTTAGTAACCAACAGTTCTCAACTCTTCTTGAAAAAGACAAGCCTATACATTCTGGAACGGGTGGAACTTCTGTACAACTGAAGATGGATGGAGTAAACATCTTTATAAAAAAAATTCCCATAACAGACATTGAGAGAGAACCAGAAAACATATTGTCAACATCAAATTTATTTGAACTCCCTCTTTATTACCAATATGGCATTGGCTCAGCTGGGTTTGGCGCTTGGCGGGAACTGTCAGCTCACATTATGGCTACTGATTGGGTTCTTAAGGATGAGTGTGCAAGCTTTCCTTTGATGTATCACTGGCGAGTTCTGCCGGATTCTATACCAAATACACTACCCGAAGGTTATTACCTTAGGTTGATGTATGAGCATCCAACTACAGCTTCTTTAAATCAGATTAAACGAGGAGAATTGGGAATTTTTTGTGAAGGTGATAAGCTTTATTGTAAAGTGCATAATAAAGAGAAAATGCAAATTACGAAAACTGATAAAATAACTCCTCAAGGTATAGATTCGGAAATATTTGATAGAATTATCAAAATTATGAAGAAAGGACCAAGTAAAAATCACCTTAGAAATTGTGAAAATATGAGAGAAGAAGACAAGGTGGCATTATTTCAACTCACATCATTTTGCGGCTATACCCCTTCGAAACTAGATCGTCTGGTTCAGTATTGGGGTGGATCATCGGCCATACGTGCGCGTCTTGAGGCAATCACAAAAGCTTCAGCAAGTCTTGTCTTGTGCTTGGAATATATCCCAGAGACGCTAGGAAAATGGCTTGAGAGGAATGTTGTTAAAGAAGGGAACATTTCTGAATCAACGATTGCAATGGTAGAGAGAGAGCTCCAAAAGATTTCTTCATTTATTAGAAGCAGAGGGTTGTTGCATTTTGACGCCCATTTTAATAACATTTTAACTGACGGTTATCGTCTGTATTTGACAGATTTTGGCCTTGCGACATCTCCCGCTTATAAATTGTCAAAAGTTGAAAGTAATTTTATTGAGACTCATCGAGGGTACGACCATCTCTATATAAGGGGATTGTGGACTTACATTCTTGCTACTATCTTATTTGAAAATAAGAATTTCAAAGCTATACTGCGCCAATATGCTAAAGGTAAAGGAGAGGAACTTACGTCGTCTTTGGCGACGCAGATATTAACGTGTGATGCACAGAGTTGGATTATGATGGACACTTTCTTTAAGAAACTTAAAAACAATTTAAGGTCTGGAAAAATTTTGAATTCAAATCCTGAGTTCACGAAGTTTATTTCCTCTGAATCGATATTATTAGATGTACCATCATTATAA
- a CDS encoding transposase: MISAITNQGSMKWMVFEESFTVVIFLNFLRRLIYKSDKKIFLIVDNHKVHHAKEVQAWLEKNKEKITIFFLPPYCPEMNPQELVNQEVKSHAGNFKMMTSLKDLTINLRYYLTRIQFNPWKIMNYFKKASVAYAA, translated from the coding sequence ATGATTTCGGCCATTACCAATCAAGGAAGCATGAAATGGATGGTCTTTGAAGAGTCATTTACTGTTGTCATCTTTCTTAATTTTCTGCGTCGTCTTATTTACAAATCTGATAAGAAGATATTTCTCATTGTCGACAATCATAAGGTCCACCACGCCAAGGAAGTACAAGCCTGGCTAGAAAAGAACAAAGAAAAGATAACGATATTCTTTTTACCGCCTTATTGTCCTGAGATGAATCCTCAAGAGCTGGTTAATCAGGAAGTCAAAAGCCATGCAGGTAACTTCAAAATGATGACCTCCTTAAAAGATTTAACAATCAATCTGAGATATTACTTAACGCGTATTCAATTTAACCCCTGGAAAATTATGAATTACTTCAAAAAAGCATCAGTTGCCTATGCTGCTTAA